In a genomic window of Agarivorans albus:
- a CDS encoding trimeric intracellular cation channel family protein, with the protein MTLDLDFHSTLYLIGLIAVFVFALTGALAAAKRELDILAFVFVGIVTGIGGGTIRDLLLRTDQIFWIADPNYLTVCIVASVMTYFFAHWVIKIDRILLWMDAAGIALFAVLGTSKALSYEVAPLIAILMGVISSTLGSAIRDLMIQVKLVIFEPEIYVTACLLGSLSYVVLSHFGINEVYNILLSSGAAFLLRVLAIELDLRFPSFTLSKLQNREIRKQQHKS; encoded by the coding sequence ATGACTCTTGATTTAGATTTCCACTCCACCTTATACCTAATAGGCTTAATCGCAGTATTTGTTTTTGCGCTAACTGGCGCGCTGGCTGCTGCTAAGCGCGAGCTAGACATCCTTGCTTTTGTATTTGTTGGCATTGTCACAGGCATAGGTGGCGGAACAATTCGCGATTTATTGCTGAGAACTGATCAAATCTTCTGGATTGCCGATCCTAACTACCTCACGGTGTGTATTGTCGCTTCAGTGATGACCTATTTTTTTGCCCATTGGGTAATCAAAATTGATCGAATCTTATTGTGGATGGATGCAGCGGGCATCGCCTTGTTTGCAGTATTAGGTACCAGTAAGGCCTTAAGTTACGAGGTCGCGCCGCTGATTGCTATTTTAATGGGGGTAATCAGCTCCACTTTAGGATCTGCAATTCGCGATTTAATGATACAAGTGAAGCTGGTGATTTTTGAGCCTGAAATATACGTAACAGCTTGTTTATTAGGAAGCTTGTCTTACGTAGTGCTAAGTCACTTTGGTATTAACGAGGTCTACAATATCTTGTTATCTAGTGGCGCGGCTTTTCTGTTACGGGTACTGGCTATAGAACTCGATTTAAGATTTCCCAGCTTCACACTTAGTAAGCTACAAAACCGGGAAATTCGTAAACAACAGCATAAGTCTTAA
- a CDS encoding 3-phosphoglycerate dehydrogenase family protein translates to MPNIRTINNIHQQGLACFKERYQVAEGQEAPDAIMLRSANLHDYDFPSEVKALARCGAGVNNIPIQRCSEQGIVVFNTPGANANAVKELVLGGMLLSARNIAAGLSFIEGLSEDMDAKALQLKVEAEKKGFVGSELTGKTLGVVGLGAIGAEVAHAALGLGMKVVGFDPALSVQAAWRLSSEVECADELKDLLAASDYVTIHVPANKHTQGLINSDNLASIKQGAVLLNFARGSIVDEDALLTALAKQQLSQYVSDFPSLALLKHPKVLSLPHLGASTNEAEQNCAVMAARQLIDFLENGNIHNSVNFPNIKLSRTEGYRIAFANDNVPKVLSNVLALLSDMDINVIDMLNKSRNDIAYTLMDIATPATTELLEAIANVEHVFHVNAIGEHA, encoded by the coding sequence ATGCCGAATATTCGGACCATTAATAATATTCACCAACAAGGCTTGGCATGTTTTAAGGAGCGTTACCAAGTAGCTGAAGGGCAGGAGGCACCAGATGCCATTATGCTCCGCAGCGCTAATTTACATGACTACGATTTTCCAAGTGAAGTTAAAGCCTTAGCGCGTTGTGGTGCGGGGGTAAATAATATTCCCATCCAGCGTTGTAGTGAGCAGGGCATCGTTGTGTTTAATACGCCTGGCGCCAATGCCAACGCCGTAAAAGAGTTAGTCTTGGGGGGAATGCTACTAAGTGCGCGTAACATCGCCGCCGGTTTAAGCTTTATTGAAGGCTTGAGCGAAGATATGGATGCAAAAGCTTTACAGCTTAAAGTTGAAGCCGAGAAAAAAGGGTTTGTTGGCTCTGAGCTCACCGGTAAAACGCTAGGAGTAGTTGGCTTAGGTGCTATTGGTGCCGAGGTGGCTCATGCTGCTCTTGGTTTAGGCATGAAGGTGGTTGGTTTTGACCCTGCACTGAGTGTGCAAGCAGCTTGGCGCTTATCTTCAGAAGTTGAGTGTGCTGATGAGCTAAAAGATCTTTTAGCTGCGAGTGATTATGTCACTATTCATGTGCCTGCTAACAAACATACCCAAGGCTTAATTAATAGCGATAACTTAGCATCTATTAAACAAGGTGCAGTGTTGCTGAACTTTGCGCGAGGCAGCATTGTAGACGAAGATGCCTTGCTTACCGCCTTAGCTAAACAGCAGTTATCTCAATACGTTAGCGATTTTCCGAGCCTTGCTTTGCTAAAACATCCTAAGGTACTTAGTTTGCCACACCTAGGCGCAAGCACTAACGAAGCCGAGCAAAACTGCGCCGTAATGGCTGCACGCCAATTAATTGATTTCTTGGAAAATGGCAACATTCATAATTCGGTTAACTTTCCTAACATTAAGTTAAGCAGAACAGAGGGCTACCGTATTGCCTTTGCCAACGACAACGTACCCAAGGTACTAAGTAATGTATTAGCCTTGCTCTCAGACATGGATATCAACGTGATTGATATGCTGAACAAGAGTCGCAATGATATTGCTTACACCTTGATGGACATTGCAACACCAGCCACCACCGAGTTGCTAGAGGCGATTGCCAATGTAGAGCATGTATTCCATGTGAATGCCATTGGTGAACACGCTTAA